The proteins below are encoded in one region of Aestuariivirga litoralis:
- the rpoZ gene encoding DNA-directed RNA polymerase subunit omega, whose amino-acid sequence MARVTIEDCIDKLPNRFELVLLSAHRARNIAQGSQIMVERDNDKDPVVSLREIAAEHINSDDLREEFIHAMQKQVEVDEAEETEVPLIAQSGDMSLVDDSAELGTMEQMTEEELLRGLEGLPPAESPGSQRNGF is encoded by the coding sequence TTGGCACGTGTGACCATTGAAGACTGCATTGACAAGTTGCCCAACCGTTTTGAGCTCGTTCTGCTCTCGGCCCACCGCGCCCGCAATATTGCGCAGGGTTCGCAGATCATGGTCGAACGCGACAATGACAAGGACCCCGTGGTTTCGCTGCGCGAAATCGCTGCCGAGCACATCAATTCCGATGACCTGCGTGAGGAATTCATCCACGCCATGCAGAAGCAGGTTGAAGTTGATGAAGCCGAAGAAACCGAAGTGCCGCTGATTGCCCAGTCCGGCGACATGTCGCTGGTTGATGATTCGGCCGAACTCGGCACGATGGAACAGATGACCGAAGAAGAGTTGCTGCGCGGCCTTGAAGGCCTGCCGCCGGCCGAAAGCCCCGGCAGCCAACGCAACGGCTTCTAA